A DNA window from Peromyscus leucopus breed LL Stock chromosome 3, UCI_PerLeu_2.1, whole genome shotgun sequence contains the following coding sequences:
- the Crbn gene encoding protein cereblon isoform X1, with the protein MADEGDHPDAAHNMGNHLPLLPAESEDEEDDIEMEVEDQDSKEARKPNIINFDTSLPTSHTYLGADMEEFHGRTLHDDDSCQVIPVLPQVMMILIPGQTLPLQLSHPQEVSMVRNLIQKDRTFAVLAYSNMQEREAQFGTTAEIYAYREEQEFGIEVVKVKAIGRQRFKVLELRTQSDGIQQAKVQILPECVLPSTMSAVQLESLNKCQIFPSKPISWEDQYSCKWWQKYQKRKFHCANLTSWPRWLYSLYDAETLMDRIKKQLREWDENLKDDSLPANPIDFSYRVAACLPIDDVLRIQLLKIGSAIQRLRCELDIMNKCTSLCCKQCQETEITTKNEIFSLSLCGPMAAYVNPHGYVHETLTVYKASNLNLIGRPSTVHSWFPGYAWTIAQCKICASHIGWKFTATKKDMSPQKFWGLTRSALLPTIPETEDEISPDKVILCL; encoded by the exons ATGGCCGACGAGGGAGATCACCCGGACGCTGCGCACAACATGGGCAACCACCTGCCGCTGCTGCCTG CAGAGAGTGAAGATGAGGAAGATGACATTGAAATGGAAGTAGAAGACCAGGATAGTAAAGAAGCCAGGAAACCGAACATCATCAACTTTGACACCAGTCTGCCAACGTCACATACA TACCTAGGAGCTGATATGGAAGAGTTTCATGGTAGGACTTTGCATGATGATGACAGCTGTCAAGTAATTCCAGTCCTTCCTCAAGTGATGATGATCCTAATTCCTGGGCAGACGTTACCACTGCAGCTTTCTCACCCGCAAGAAGTCAGCATGGTGCGGAATTTAATTCAGAAAGATAGAACCTTTGCGGTTCTCGCCTACAG TAATATGCAAGAAAGGGAAGCCCAGTTCGGAACAACAGCAGAGATCTATGCTTATCGAGAAGAGCAGGAGTTTGGAATTGAAGTAGTGAAAGTGAAAGCAATTGGACGGCAGAGGTTCAAGGTCCTTGAACTTAGAACACAGTCAGATGG AATCCAGCAAGCTAAAGTGCAGATTTTGCCAGAGTGTGTGTTGCCATCAACCATGTCTGCAGTTCAGTTAGAATCACTCAATAAGTGCCAGATATTCCCTTCAAAACCTATCTCTTGGGAAGACCAGTATTCATGTAAATGGTGGCAGAAATACCAGAAG AGAAAGTTTCACTGTGCAAATCTTACTTCCTGGCCTCGGTGGCTGTATTCATTATATGATGCT GAAACATTAATGGATAGAATTAAGAAACAGCTACGTGAATGGGATGAAAATCTCAAAGATGATTCTCTTCCTGCAAATCCAATAG ACTTTTCTTACAGAGTAGCTGCTTGTCTTCCTATTGATGATGTGTTGAGAATTCAGCTCCTTAAAATTGGTAGTGCTATTCAACGACTTCGCTGTGAATTAGATATCATGAATAAA TGTACTTCCCTTTGCTGTAAACAAtgtcaagaaacagaaataacaacCAAGAATGAAATATTTAG TTTATCCTTATGTGGTCCAATGGCAGCATATGTGAATCCTCATGGATATGTACATGAGACACTGACAGTGTATAAAGCTTCCAACCTGAATCTGATAGGTCGACCTTCTACAGTACACAGCTGGTTTCCTGG GTATGCATGGACCATTGCCCAGTGTAAGATTTGTGCAAGCCATATTGGATGGAAGTTTACAGCCACCAAAAAAGATATGTCACCTCAAAAATTTTGGGGCTTAACTCGCTCTGCTCTGTTACCCACAATTCCAGAAACTGAAGATGAAATAAGTCCAGACAAAGTAATACTTTGTTTGTAA
- the Crbn gene encoding protein cereblon isoform X2, with amino-acid sequence MADEGDHPDAAHNMGNHLPLLPESEDEEDDIEMEVEDQDSKEARKPNIINFDTSLPTSHTYLGADMEEFHGRTLHDDDSCQVIPVLPQVMMILIPGQTLPLQLSHPQEVSMVRNLIQKDRTFAVLAYSNMQEREAQFGTTAEIYAYREEQEFGIEVVKVKAIGRQRFKVLELRTQSDGIQQAKVQILPECVLPSTMSAVQLESLNKCQIFPSKPISWEDQYSCKWWQKYQKRKFHCANLTSWPRWLYSLYDAETLMDRIKKQLREWDENLKDDSLPANPIDFSYRVAACLPIDDVLRIQLLKIGSAIQRLRCELDIMNKCTSLCCKQCQETEITTKNEIFSLSLCGPMAAYVNPHGYVHETLTVYKASNLNLIGRPSTVHSWFPGYAWTIAQCKICASHIGWKFTATKKDMSPQKFWGLTRSALLPTIPETEDEISPDKVILCL; translated from the exons ATGGCCGACGAGGGAGATCACCCGGACGCTGCGCACAACATGGGCAACCACCTGCCGCTGCTGCCTG AGAGTGAAGATGAGGAAGATGACATTGAAATGGAAGTAGAAGACCAGGATAGTAAAGAAGCCAGGAAACCGAACATCATCAACTTTGACACCAGTCTGCCAACGTCACATACA TACCTAGGAGCTGATATGGAAGAGTTTCATGGTAGGACTTTGCATGATGATGACAGCTGTCAAGTAATTCCAGTCCTTCCTCAAGTGATGATGATCCTAATTCCTGGGCAGACGTTACCACTGCAGCTTTCTCACCCGCAAGAAGTCAGCATGGTGCGGAATTTAATTCAGAAAGATAGAACCTTTGCGGTTCTCGCCTACAG TAATATGCAAGAAAGGGAAGCCCAGTTCGGAACAACAGCAGAGATCTATGCTTATCGAGAAGAGCAGGAGTTTGGAATTGAAGTAGTGAAAGTGAAAGCAATTGGACGGCAGAGGTTCAAGGTCCTTGAACTTAGAACACAGTCAGATGG AATCCAGCAAGCTAAAGTGCAGATTTTGCCAGAGTGTGTGTTGCCATCAACCATGTCTGCAGTTCAGTTAGAATCACTCAATAAGTGCCAGATATTCCCTTCAAAACCTATCTCTTGGGAAGACCAGTATTCATGTAAATGGTGGCAGAAATACCAGAAG AGAAAGTTTCACTGTGCAAATCTTACTTCCTGGCCTCGGTGGCTGTATTCATTATATGATGCT GAAACATTAATGGATAGAATTAAGAAACAGCTACGTGAATGGGATGAAAATCTCAAAGATGATTCTCTTCCTGCAAATCCAATAG ACTTTTCTTACAGAGTAGCTGCTTGTCTTCCTATTGATGATGTGTTGAGAATTCAGCTCCTTAAAATTGGTAGTGCTATTCAACGACTTCGCTGTGAATTAGATATCATGAATAAA TGTACTTCCCTTTGCTGTAAACAAtgtcaagaaacagaaataacaacCAAGAATGAAATATTTAG TTTATCCTTATGTGGTCCAATGGCAGCATATGTGAATCCTCATGGATATGTACATGAGACACTGACAGTGTATAAAGCTTCCAACCTGAATCTGATAGGTCGACCTTCTACAGTACACAGCTGGTTTCCTGG GTATGCATGGACCATTGCCCAGTGTAAGATTTGTGCAAGCCATATTGGATGGAAGTTTACAGCCACCAAAAAAGATATGTCACCTCAAAAATTTTGGGGCTTAACTCGCTCTGCTCTGTTACCCACAATTCCAGAAACTGAAGATGAAATAAGTCCAGACAAAGTAATACTTTGTTTGTAA